The Leguminivora glycinivorella isolate SPB_JAAS2020 chromosome 25, LegGlyc_1.1, whole genome shotgun sequence nucleotide sequence gagtacgtttatgaataagggggtaggtTGTTACCGGCCCGACgactcgcgccaaaaaaccgacaaaatagggagcggcgtccacactatgcctctgcctacttcccacgccgctcgACGAGTGTGTAGCAGAGGTATTAGGTATGTCCAAAAGGTCCTGATATTCATTTcttaaagttatttgttttacacaCGCAAACacaatataatacaaatacaaaaatataaaaattgtcCTTGCATAAATAAACTGAACTGaactcggccaccagtgggccttgccgttttatctttcgtgtatgatatgtacttcaatttataatttaatatctgggcgaccgaacttcgctcggttctattttaatatgtcacgactttagataaaaaaaacttataaatacaaaaacagaaacttaatttctggccgggattcgaaacccgtgacacctacgatctatctgcgtacattagaccgacctcgtacgactgagctaagcggcgTCGATGCGCACGCGGCGAAAtgaacgaccatattttacgtttactaacgcgaaagaaaaactcatgaaaactcttaagattcgcgttttccgggatctaaggctacgctagataaatttttcacccccgaaaagccccacaacaaatttcagcgaaatcgtttgagcggtttccgagatcgtcggtatatataaataaataaatatacaagaattgctcgtttaaaagtataagatatatagtagtgtgactacttgaaagaagaacaaatcaaaaaatattcaataaaataatttgatttgttccctagttgtacgaactgaactttttttttgtacaagggggtaaagttgtgtaaccgcacgtgccaatattgatacccgagcaagcaaaagattccaatattgaaccgcgagcgtagcgagtggatCAAAAAGTGGAGCCTTGagtgttgcgagggtttcaaggcacaaaggttaaacaaactttgccactgagtgagacacaaactctttcactacaccaacagtacctacacgaacaaaatactaactgacataaatccatcgatttattcaatattttatgattcaaaatcatcatttataggtaaattctaccagtcagctttaggcactggtcccaccgcgagctagtaagctatgagctatcggctataaaaacgaacaaaagataagcactcccgtgcaaataaaagagacacggtagttactcgcccagcgatGAACTCAATatcaccgtgtctcttttatttgcacgggagtgcttatcttttaataaataaataaagggggacaccttatacagatcagcccagtcccaaactaagcaaagcttgtactattttGTTCGTTGTTATGGccggtagctcatagcttactagctcgcggtgggaccagtgccttaagatctcaagtaaaaatttgtatgaaattactttgcactcttgtagataaaatgcaattttactatctgtttttttttaatactaaacaaacaaaacaaggcatacggtccgccttatggaaagcggttaccgtaacctatggacgcctgcaactaaagggatgtcacgtgcgcgttgccaacccattttTTGCTGTGTATACACAGCAAAACAGAGTgtaccagtttttttttatcatgcagaaacgtttgcgacaaatttagtatgggttagcacattgttactggcgaattctcaatgtaaattgagactccagtgcctgttaagatctattcttacgggtagatgtttgctataacgccaccctaaggcgattgagaattgagggaaggcatggataaattcgcacacatccagcaggcctccgtggcgcagttggtaagcgcgatggccccggcaaggccaaaggtcgcaggttcgagtcctgccggaggtgtaaatttttccatttttatttcctttaatttaaaaagagtGTACCTGTATCAAGctgggttcgggttgccgacgactcaaaggacaaatagacgaaacaaattagttccgtaggtccttctgtcaccagcacaccgcgcccgcgttgagctctggcagccttgctcaccggcaggaacacaacactatgagtatcgtctagtgctatttggctgcggtcttctgtaaggcggaggtaagGAGGCagtttgtaggaggtagggcatagcgaatgatattcccctttgtgtggtagggcacagcacagcggatatcgtctcgctcgaatctagagcagagcccaactggggtagtacctccgccttacagaagaccgcagccaaatagcactagaccctactcatagtgttgtgttcctgtcggtgagtaaggctgccaaagctcaacgagggtgcggtgtgctgatgacgggaggacttacagaactaacttgttccgtttattgtcctttgagtcgtcggcaacccaaaccctcctcagaacttgtacactcctttttgctgtgtacttaacacagcaaaagggaatgtacaagtttctaatggggtggcaacgcgcatgtgacactgtttgagttgcaggcgtccataggttacggtgaccgctttacatcaggcgggccgtatacttgtttgccactgacgtagtataaaaaaaaaaggtaagtaTAGGGCCGGAATAAAACTCAGTTGGACAATTGTACTAGTTTAATTCTAATCTTATTTTTAATGACTAGCATCAGACCAACTACCTATTGTATATCATAcctactttttctatgagtcatcatcttcatcatcaatggacgaacaatatcaatgttaatagcgtcgttcaccgttgtatcaacatcgtattacctggcaggcaattatggtcgcgcgataaatgataaaacatctggccgtccctatcgcacttactaataatGCGATAGGGaaggcctgatattttatcgtctatcgcgcgaccatgctacccgtgctggcaatcaattgtttgtaataaaataaccgtctctgattggtccataacgcgatagataaaaaacacgtgtttcagatgcagaaaaaattgccaggtatcgcaaattagtctagaacttgtatgaagttctattttttcaATTAACTAAAgggaagtgtaatgaaatattatagttgactaagtgtcaaaaaGACCATTCAAAAactatctaacactgaaaaTTCAACACATGTAgtttagtttagtctgtggtgtcctaattgacagattaaagtcgacgagtacaAAAAGAATATTTGTTAGTTTgtacatagattaaatataacaagatcataccatcccatacattaaaatccgaccgcctaagaccgcgcttacactccaccacacatagatggcgccacaaaaaaaatgtcttgtagctttcgattagacttgtagatggcgttaagtgtcacttttgacatagatttacggctcggaattgacacttaataccaatctacaaataatcggtggaaacaaggcatttttttgtggcgccatctatgtgtggtggagtgtaagcgcgttcgtaggcggtcgcattttaatgtatgggatggtatgatcttgttatatttaatttatgatttctACCAAAAGCAAGACATATATAATGATAATATATTACTTAAATTTTTAactatatttatgttaaatatcgaaataagatgtcatatattaaagaaaaagttAAGGTTAAAGTTTAgaaaaagtttttaatttatatacaaggtgctcgcgaggaacccgcataacttgaaccacgcgtttctgaggccaaaagaaaaataaaaatgttatatgaattttaaaatttttcgcgaaaaaaaaattttttttaacttttttggacgtattttcacataaaaagtaatttttatccataaagttggcaatcaaaatgagttccttaatttatttttctaaaaaccaaattttttggaagtttttcttgtcacaatttgacatctatcaatgactactgtgagattatgctccacaattgcgcatcagcgccgttaagaagaccttttctactgagtaacaatacggaaatgtttttttttttaattggcaataactctgaaactagacgaaatctagaaaagtttatatgacatttgagtcttaaaatgtgaccaagaatatgccgttaaagttatatgggttcctcgcgagcaccttgtatagtagtgagactacttaaaaaacacaaatcaaaatatttgttaaaataatgtgatttgttcccatagttgcgtgtagatggcagcaccagtctctctagctatatcgtaaacctgtaaaggtttcgtataggaggtgcaagcacctactgcATGCCCtcagagttggtcaaagacgcctagtgttacaaagatgacatatagaagagaaatttcgacggcttccgctgtggcgaggtggcctaggggttcatggcgttagcccagattgctaaagacgccggttcgaatccggccttcaccactacCGGTGCTcgtcactttttctttaatatatgacatcttatttcgatttttaatttatatatagtagtgtgactattttttttttttttatgaatacttttgcttattaaattgtatcttgttttttttaatgcatgttaaatataagatgtaatgttttgaaaagaagtggcccgccgagtttcttgccggtcccatagtggataccctcctccaactgaggggggactgaaatcttctcgaggctgaggcgtagggttagagccggcgtagttttgtttgacgttcataagcgcattgtaatatgcctacttggaaaataaatatttcatttcatttcatttcatttcatttcatttcatttcatttcatttcattaaagaacacaaatcaaaatacttgttaaaataatttgatttgttcccatagttgcatATATTTATGTTAATTCAGAGGTTAGGTAAATTATTCAGCGACAGATATCTCTGTATTGCTATTAAAAGGTGGAATGCAACGCTCGTatctgtataaataaataaatatgttgtcAAAGATCGTCCCAGTTAAATGTCTTATTCTTCCGAGAGATATACTTCAAGTGTGCTCATTGCCTGCACTTGTAGTTGCAGTGTTCGCAACAAAACGGGTTTTCCCCCGCGCGTGCGCCCTCAGATGCTTTTGTAGATCCCTGTTCATTTTACACTTGTACTCGCACTGATCGCAGTGAAAAGGTTTTTCACCTGTGTGTCTCATCTCGTGCGTCCGCAAGTTCGATTTTTGCACAAACTTATAATCGCAGTAGTTACAACTGTAGAGTGTCTTCCCTGTGTGTATCAACTCATGATTTCGTAGATCTTCTTTTTTCTTTCCTTTAAATTCGCACTTATTACACTCAAAACGCTTTTCACTAGAGTGTGCACTATATTCGTGACGTAAAAGACTTCGTTTAGTCCTGCACTTAATGTTACAGATTTTACACTGGAAGGGCATTTCACCGGTGTGTGTCATTTGGTGTGAGCGCAGCAGCCGATCCGTCGTGGCAGCATAGTCACAGtgcttacatttatattttttctctcCTGTGTGTACCCAAGCATGTGATATCAAACCTGATTTAAACCTACACTTAAAGTCACAAAAGTTGCAATTATAGGGTCGCTCATCGGTATGCGTTCTCATATGAGTCCGCATGTACGCTTTGTGCGTGGCTCTGTAGTCACAGTGTTCGCATTGGAAAGGTTTTTCG carries:
- the LOC125239136 gene encoding zinc finger protein 25-like, which produces MCSNSAGIKLEVKTEPASPPREDDADQMEVAPCQLLFTEHMSVKVEVEVEGGDEREGVKETSTRGNETEHWIEPWTEVPIKEEPETVRVKPSRPSSEAGMQAGVYLKHEIEIELAPASECHRSVSPYEVAVTTSQSEDHIHTHLPGFNFATEKEDRHQTQAEHKCSFCDYKNHKKSAILTHERKHTGEKPFQCEHCDYRATHKAYMRTHMRTHTDERPYNCNFCDFKCRFKSGLISHAWVHTGEKKYKCKHCDYAATTDRLLRSHQMTHTGEMPFQCKICNIKCRTKRSLLRHEYSAHSSEKRFECNKCEFKGKKKEDLRNHELIHTGKTLYSCNYCDYKFVQKSNLRTHEMRHTGEKPFHCDQCEYKCKMNRDLQKHLRAHARGKTRFVANTATTSAGNEHT